One genomic region from Salvia hispanica cultivar TCC Black 2014 chromosome 2, UniMelb_Shisp_WGS_1.0, whole genome shotgun sequence encodes:
- the LOC125208524 gene encoding polyphenol oxidase I, chloroplastic-like has product MASLQLSCTVLGTTAPKPSLLPNARRGRRFHVSCSGGQAEEGKVDRRNMLLGLGGMYGAANLVSDAKLAKAAPLLPPEFKSCGVAYVGEDPLDVNCCPPTSDVIKDYKLPPVHRLRVRRAAHRLNLANVAKYKRAVKMMRDLDVADPTDPRGFTQQANIHCAYCNGAHDQVGHEGLDIQVHFSWLFFPFHRWYLYFYERIMADLLKDPTFALPYWNWDHPKGMQLPWMFDEEDSSLYDPNRNQDRRPPAVLNLALNSTITDPAQIISNNLTLMYNEMIGTPASATDFMGKAYRDGDAPPTYPDGGTSEKGSHTAVHAWFGDPRNEYNEDIGNFYSAGRDPAFYSHHANVDRMWTIWNDIPADYQKAITDPDYLNASFLFYDEKKQLVRVKVADCFNHKKMGYEYENVDIPWVRSKPPRRAAAVNIQDLSKGVKTAEKVFPLKLRKTTRVLVAKPTVGKADNEVLVLENIVTDNRKLIKFDVFVNDEDDKPEEVDRAEYAGGFTQLPHRVKAKNSVSDLRLNLKQLYENINIADDDTVVVTIVPLINGEAVTIGGIKIVEAPSA; this is encoded by the exons ATGGCTTCCCTTCAACTATCATGCACGGTGCTCGGCACCACCGCCCCCAAGCCCTCCCTCCTCCCCAATGCAAGGCGGGGCCGCCGCTTCCACGTCTCGTGCAGCGGCGGCCAGGCCGAGGAAGGCAAGGTGGACCGCCGCAACATGCTCCTCGGGCTAGGAGGCATGTACGGTGCGGCCAACCTAGTCTCTGATGCCAAACTAGCTAAGGCGGCCCCGCTTCTCCCGCCCGAGTTCAAGAGCTGCGGGGTCGCCTACGTGGGCGAGGACCCGCTCGACGTCAACTGCTGCCCGCCGACCTCTGACGTCATCAAGGACTACAAGCTCCCGCCCGTTCACCGGCTGCGCGTGAGGCGGGCCGCGCACCGGCTGAACCTTGCCAACGTGGCGAAATACAAGAGGGCCGTGAAGATGATGCGCGATCTGGACGTGGCCGACCCCACCGACCCCCGCGGCTTCACCCAGCAGGCCAACATCCACTGCGCTTACTGCAACGGCGCCCACGACCAGGTCGGCCACGAGGGGCTCGACATACAAGTCCACTTCTCTTGGCTCTTCTTCCCCTTCCACAg GTGGTACCTCTACTTCTACGAGAGGATCATGGCAGATCTACTGAAAGATCCGACATTCGCCCTCCCGTACTGGAACTGGGACCACCCAAAGGGCATGCAGCTCCCGTGGATGTTCGACGAAGAGGACTCGTCCCTCTACGACCCGAACCGCAACCAAGACCGCCGCCCGCCCGCGGTCCTCAACCTCGCCCTAAACAGCACCATCACCGACCCGGCCCAGATCATCTCCAACAACCTAACCCTCATGTACAACGAAATGATAGGCACCCCAGCCTCCGCCACCGACTTCATGGGAAAAGCCTACCGAGACGGCGACGCGCCCCCGACCTACCCGGACGGGGGCACGTCCGAAAAGGGGTCCCACACCGCGGTCCACGCCTGGTTCGGGGACCCCAGGAACGAATACAATGAAGACATCGGAAACTTCTACTCCGCGGGCCGGGACCCGGCCTTCTACTCCCACCACGCGAACGTGGACCGAATGTGGACGATATGGAACGACATCCCGGCCGACTATCAGAAGGCGATAACCGACCCGGACTACCTCAACGCGTCGTTCCTGTTCTACGACGAGAAGAAGCAGCTGGTGAGGGTGAAAGTGGCCGACTGTTTCAACCATAAGAAGATGGGGTATGAGTATGAGAACGTGGACATTCCGTGGGTGAGGTCGAAGCCGCCGCGGAGGGCGGCGGCGGTGAACATCCAGGATCTGTCGAAGGGGGTGAAGACGGCGGAGAAGGTGTTTCCTCTCAAGCTGAGGAAGACGACGAGGGTTTTGGTGGCGAAGCCGACGGTGGGGAAGGCGGATAATGAGGTGCTGGTGCTGGAGAATATAGTGACGGATAATCGGAAGCTGATTAAGTTCGATGTGTTTGTGAACGATGAGGATGATAAGCCGGAGGAGGTGGATAGGGCGGAGTATGCGGGGGGTTTCACGCAGCTGCCGCATAGGGTGAAGGCGAAGAATAGTGTGAGTGATCTGCGGTTGAACTTGAAGCAGCTGTATGAGAATATTAATATTGCGGATGATGATACGGTGGTGGTCACGATTGTGCCGCTTATCAACGGCGAGGCCGTCACCATTGGTGGGATTAAGATTGTGGAGGCGCCGAGCGCCTGA
- the LOC125204376 gene encoding purine permease 3-like isoform X2, with protein MEEDKTATAMKRVYLIINCIILSVGSCGGPLLMRLYFLRGGKRIWFSSWLQTGGWPVTLIPLLASYTRRRRAGDRALVVMRPRVFLAAAALGATTGLDDYMYAHGVARLPVSTSSLILATQLAFTAAFAFVLVRQRFTAFSVNAVVLLTLGAVVLGLHTDGDRPEGESKREYLIGFFLTLIAAALFGLILPAIELIYKRAMQPLTFTLALEIQLVLCFFATAFCTIGMIVNNDFQAIPREAKEYELGETRYYVVVLCSAIVLQCAFLGAIGVIYYSSSLLSGIVISIMLPVTELLAVIFFHERFQAEKERTGTKIWISSTLHHQLLA; from the exons ATGGAAGAAGACAAAACCGCCACCGCCATGAAAAGGGTCTATCTGATAATCAACTGCATCATCCTCTCCGTCGGCAGCTGCGGCGGCCCTCTCCTAATGCGCCTCTACTTCCTCCGCGGCGGCAAGCGCATCTGGTTCTCCAGCTGGCTCCAGACCGGCGGCTGGCCCGTCACCCTCATCCCCCTCCTCGCGTCCTACACGCGCCGCCGCAGAGCCGGCGATCGCGCCCTCGTCGTCATGCGGCCGCGCGTGTTCCTCGCGGCGGCGGCGCTCGGGGCGACGACGGGGCTGGACGACTACATGTACGCGCACGGCGTGGCGAGGCTGCCCGTGTCGACGTCGTCGCTGATCCTCGCCACGCAGCTGGCGTTCACGGCGGCGTTCGCGTTCGTGCTGGTGAGGCAGCGCTTCACGGCCTTCTCGGTGAACGCGGTGGTGCTGCTGACGCTGGGGGCGGTGGTGCTCGGGCTCCACACGGACGGGGACCGGCCGGAGGGGGAGTCGAAGAGGGAGTATCTGATTGGGTTTTTTCTGACGCTGATTGCGGCGGCGCTGTTCGGACTGATTCTGCCGGCGATTGAGCTGATTTACAAGCGGGCGATGCAGCCGCTGACGTTCACCCTCGCGTTGGAGATTCAGTTGGTTTTGTGTTTCTTTGCCACTGCGTTTTGTACCATCGGAATGATCGTCAACAACGATTTCCAG GCAATCCCAAGAGAAGCGAAAGAATACGAACTAGGGGAGACAAGATACTACGTTGTTGTGTTATGCAGCGCAATAGTTTTGCAATGTGCTTTCTTGGGTGCAATAGGAGTCATCTATTACTCATCCTCACTTTTATCAGGCATCGTCATCTCAATTATGCTTCCCGTTACTGAATTATTGGCTGTCATTTTCTTTCACGAGAGATTCCAAGCTGAAAAGg AGAGAACTGGGACCAAGATTTGGATTTCAAGCACACTCCATCATCAATTGTTGGCCTAA
- the LOC125204376 gene encoding purine permease 3-like isoform X1 — MEEDKTATAMKRVYLIINCIILSVGSCGGPLLMRLYFLRGGKRIWFSSWLQTGGWPVTLIPLLASYTRRRRAGDRALVVMRPRVFLAAAALGATTGLDDYMYAHGVARLPVSTSSLILATQLAFTAAFAFVLVRQRFTAFSVNAVVLLTLGAVVLGLHTDGDRPEGESKREYLIGFFLTLIAAALFGLILPAIELIYKRAMQPLTFTLALEIQLVLCFFATAFCTIGMIVNNDFQAIPREAKEYELGETRYYVVVLCSAIVLQCAFLGAIGVIYYSSSLLSGIVISIMLPVTELLAVIFFHERFQAEKGISLFLSIWGFISYFYGDFKHNKDTNTNKDDVDTVNQNGLIAETEMADQTSIP, encoded by the exons ATGGAAGAAGACAAAACCGCCACCGCCATGAAAAGGGTCTATCTGATAATCAACTGCATCATCCTCTCCGTCGGCAGCTGCGGCGGCCCTCTCCTAATGCGCCTCTACTTCCTCCGCGGCGGCAAGCGCATCTGGTTCTCCAGCTGGCTCCAGACCGGCGGCTGGCCCGTCACCCTCATCCCCCTCCTCGCGTCCTACACGCGCCGCCGCAGAGCCGGCGATCGCGCCCTCGTCGTCATGCGGCCGCGCGTGTTCCTCGCGGCGGCGGCGCTCGGGGCGACGACGGGGCTGGACGACTACATGTACGCGCACGGCGTGGCGAGGCTGCCCGTGTCGACGTCGTCGCTGATCCTCGCCACGCAGCTGGCGTTCACGGCGGCGTTCGCGTTCGTGCTGGTGAGGCAGCGCTTCACGGCCTTCTCGGTGAACGCGGTGGTGCTGCTGACGCTGGGGGCGGTGGTGCTCGGGCTCCACACGGACGGGGACCGGCCGGAGGGGGAGTCGAAGAGGGAGTATCTGATTGGGTTTTTTCTGACGCTGATTGCGGCGGCGCTGTTCGGACTGATTCTGCCGGCGATTGAGCTGATTTACAAGCGGGCGATGCAGCCGCTGACGTTCACCCTCGCGTTGGAGATTCAGTTGGTTTTGTGTTTCTTTGCCACTGCGTTTTGTACCATCGGAATGATCGTCAACAACGATTTCCAG GCAATCCCAAGAGAAGCGAAAGAATACGAACTAGGGGAGACAAGATACTACGTTGTTGTGTTATGCAGCGCAATAGTTTTGCAATGTGCTTTCTTGGGTGCAATAGGAGTCATCTATTACTCATCCTCACTTTTATCAGGCATCGTCATCTCAATTATGCTTCCCGTTACTGAATTATTGGCTGTCATTTTCTTTCACGAGAGATTCCAAGCTGAAAAGggtatctctctctttctctcgaTTTGGGGCTTTATCTCCTATTTCTATGGtgatttcaaacacaataAAGACACGAACACAAACAAAGATGATGTCGACACCGTTAATCAAAATGGGCTGATTGCAGAAACAGAAATGGCGGATCAAACTTCTATACCTTGA
- the LOC125207712 gene encoding purine permease 3-like, with translation MAEDQTTTTTTTTAAAMKRVYLIINCIILAVGNCGGPLIMRLYFVRGGKRIWFSSWLETGGWPVILLPLLVSYTRRRRSGDQTLFLMRPRVFVAAAAIGAATGLDDYMYAYGVARLPVSTSALIIATQLAFTAAFAFVLVRQRFTAFSVNAVVLLTLGAVVLGLHTDGDRPEGESNREYLLGFFLTLIAAALYGLILPLVELMYKRAKQAVTYTLVMEIQLVMCFFATVFCTVGMVVNNDFQAISREAKEFELGETRYYVVVVCSAIIWQCFFLGAIGVIYYSSSLLSGIVITVLLPITEILAVIFYHEKFQAEKGISLFLSIWGFISYFYGDIKHNKDTNTNTNKNDVGNVNNNGLTAETQLADQTSIP, from the exons ATGGCAGAAGACCaaaccaccaccaccaccaccaccaccgccgctGCCATGAAACGAGTGTATCTAATCATCAACTGCATCATCCTCGCCGTGGGCAACTGCGGCGGCCCCCTCATCATGCGCCTCTACTTCGTCCGCGGCGGCAAGCGCATCTGGTTCTCCAGCTGGCTCGAGACCGGCGGCTGGCCCGTCATCCTCCTCCCCCTCCTCGTGTCCTACACGCGCCGCCGCAGATCCGGCGATCAAACCCTCTTCCTGATGCGGCCGCGCGTGTtcgtggcggcggcggcgatcgGCGCGGCGACGGGGCTGGACGACTACATGTACGCGTACGGCGTGGCGCGGCTCCCCGTGTCGACGTCGGCGCTGATCATCGCCACGCAGCTGGCGTTCACGGCGGCGTTCGCGTTCGTGCTGGTGAGGCAGCGCTTCACGGCCTTCTCCGTGAACGCCGTGGTGCTGCTCACGCTCGGGGCGGTGGTGCTCGGGCTCCACACGGACGGGGACCGCCCCGAGGGGGAGTCGAATCGGGAGTATCTGCTGGGGTTTTTCCTGACGCTGATCGCGGCGGCGCTGTACGGGCTGATTCTGCCTCTGGTTGAGCTGATGTACAAGCGGGCGAAGCAGGCGGTGACGTACACCCTTGTGATGGAGATTCAGTTAGTTATGTGTTTCTTTGCCACCGTGTTCTGTACCGTTGGAATGGTCGTCAACAATGATTTCCAG GCAATCTCAAGAGAAGCGAAAGAATTTGAACTTGGAGAGACAAGATACTACGTTGTTGTAGTTTGCAGTGCCATAATTTGGCAATGCTTTTTCTTGGGTGCAATCGGAGTCATCTATTACTCATCATCCCTTTTATCAGGCATTGTCATCACTGTTTTGCTTCCCATCACTGAAATATTAGCTGTTATTTTCTATCATGAGAAATTTCAAGCTGAAAAGGGtatctctctcttcctctctatTTGGGGTTTTATCTCCTATTTCTATGGTGATATCAAACACAACAAGGACACCAATACGAACACGAACAAAAACGACGTCGGCAATGTTAATAACAATGGGCTGACTGCAGAAACACAATTGGCGGATCAAACTTCTATACCTTGA